A stretch of DNA from Perca fluviatilis chromosome 15, GENO_Pfluv_1.0, whole genome shotgun sequence:
ACACAACATATTTACATGTAAATCAATCCGGATATTCAGTGACATgctcatgtttttgttgtttgtgttgcagagGATGCAGAACAGTGTCAGAGGCCTCTTCAGAAAGCAGAGCCACCTGCCAAAATCCACCCACCGCCTCCACAGACAAACGGTCAGGCCGAGATGTTGCAGGGAGCAGCATGGGCCCCTTCTCTCTGTCCTCACCAGCACCTGGGGGCCCAGACAGGCTCAAAGTGGGAGGAGGGCTTCACCGCTTGCAGTGACCTTGCAAAGCATGTTGGGACAGAATGGGGCAGAGGGCAAATGAGGGAACACAGGGTCCCACTTCCTGCCACAGAGCTGGGTGGCACCGCGTTGGTTACAACTAAaactgtgtagtgtgtgtgtgtgtgtgtgtgtgtgtgtgtgtgtgtgtgtgtgtgtgtgtgtgtgtgtgtgtgtgtgtgtgtgtgtgtgtgtgtgtgtgtgtgtgtgtgtgtgtgtgtgtgtgtgtgtgtgtgtgtgtgtgtgtgtgtgtgtgtgtgtgtgtgtgtgtcctttctTCACTGCATGAACTCTGTGAACTGTGTGGTGAGTTTTCCCCCAATGTTAAATCCAATTTTTTGGATATATTGCTTTTCTACTCTTttctactcttttttttttactgctgttTTATTTCACTGTAAGTGTCATGGTGTAAGTTGGTGTCCAATAATACCATGTAAGACTGTTTATGATATTGTgtacatgattaaaaaaaaaaaaactgctctgAATCTTATGCCATAttttaataaaacacaaaaccaaAATCATCACTGCAATAGTTCTTATCTTAAGAAAACAAGGTAGCAGTATTGTGCTGTGAAGGAGAAATATTTTCACATCCCCGCTATATTTTAACAAGTACTGTTGGATATAGTTTCACAGTCTTTGCAGCAGAAAAGGCTATTTACATGGTAAATATTGGGTCAAACTTTCTCAATCAATGAGATTCCTGGAGGCAACATCTAAACATAAGAGGAGTGTTCATTCAGTATTATTTTTTGGATTCCTTCTGGAGAGAACTGACCATGTGGTTTTttaaaagcaacactatgtaacttttgttgtctcattggaactacaactaCAACTCGCAGCGTTgcgagttgtagttccaatgagacaacctgtagggctaaaagttacatagtgttgctttaatggaTCTTAAAGCAGGACTCTTACTAAAATCCATGTAGTTGTGACAATGTGTGAGTTTTCATTGCCTTATGTTACAAATTACAAAAGGCAAACATTTTATAAGAAAAAGCAACCCAAAACCGTTCCAGGAACAAATAATTGCTAATatttgtgtaaaaatgtaaGACTTTGGCGCCCCCAAGTGATAGCATCACTGTTTGCTACTCTTCAGGCCAGTTTTACCATTGGTTCCTCTCTTATTCCCATGAATAACAGGGCAAATGTAAAGAGTACAACACGGCTACAGTGATGTTATATAAAAATGGTGCAAGCCCCACACAATACAAGAGGAGGGGGCTTATATATAGCATTCTTTCCATCACAACAAAACTCAACAAACATATTAATAAGTATCTGAGGGTGGATTTTCcctttaacaatttaaaaatttTGACTTATGATGGAAAGAGAACTGAAACCCTGTGGCAGGCACGTGTATTATAGCTTGTTCCACTGCATCTGCCCCACTGTCACTGGAGCCCAGCAGTGCTGatcagacaggtacacagactATGACGCACTGCTGTGACGTCTACCTTTATGGCCAGTATTGTATGGAAGGTTTCTCTCATCACAGGTAGGTGACGGGGTTGTCAGTGACGGCCAGGTGGAAGTACTCTGGCGGGCTGTCCCCCTTTAGACTGCTGCTGGTCTCCCTCCGGCGGACTTTGGTGGACAGGGTCTTCCTCTTTTTGAAGCTGTCGCTCCCATTTTCGCGGTTCTTCAGACTGGACACGATCATCTCCGCCAGGTCCTGCTGTAGCCGCTTGAAGTTCTCCCTTAGACAGTAACGTGAGGGGTTATTTTAGATTATGGATGCAAATGTGGGAAGTAAATCTATCTGAGGCTGTGTTTTACTCACGCTGTTGGTGGTGTTGGCAGGTTGTACTTTCCCCCAGTCACTCCTGTTAACCAGTATGTCATCTCTTTGCCTTTACCCTGttggtcagacacacacacacacaaacacacacaggaaatcaGAGCAGTTACTACTGTCTGTATGGTTTACATGTGATCTCAATGACTAGAAAAAAAGCCTAACCAAACCCAGCTAACCTTCAGGTAGGTCTCTCCTCTTTTTTCATACTGAAACTTGCTGTCTGTCCTCTGCAGGGTGTTGATGGTGGACTGGCTGACATGAATTCTCAGAGCTGGA
This window harbors:
- the LOC120575090 gene encoding uncharacterized protein LOC120575090 isoform X2, whose protein sequence is MGRGDCPAGTKWDNLVGICYKSHTVTIPEPKTESEPKPPTEPPLRTTAPAAQASSLMLLSPALWVCVGLVFLGSVLALALWLFIYKRHTRHSHTSEDAEQCQRPLQKAEPPAKIHPPPPQTNGQAEMLQGAAWAPSLCPHQHLGAQTGSKWEEGFTACSDLAKHVGTEWGRGQMREHRVPLPATELGGTALVTTKTV